Within the Candidatus Dormiibacterota bacterium genome, the region GCTCGAGCAACGGTTCCTCCTCTCGGCGCTCACGCGCCGTCCGATGCGACAGTCTAGTCACAACGGGTTGCATCACGCAACGCACCATGCTACGATCGTTGCGTAGTGCAACGGTTCGGGGCGGGGGACGGCGACGGCCCGGATCGCCCAAGGAGGGCACGGAGATGACCGACGAGCAGTGGCTCCGGCTGGAGCTCAAGAACGCGCGGGCACGCCGCCATCACCCCGGCGGGGGCGTCGCCGCCCGGGTGGCGCGGGTGCTGCACCGTCTGGTCCGGCACCGGGCCTAGGCGGGGTCTCCCGACCGACCGGAAGGCCACGGGAGCGTCACCGCCGCGCCACCCCTGTGCGACCCGCGTCGCCTAGCCTGAGCCGGTCGGCTCCCGACAAACTGGCAAACCCGTCGCGAGGCGGGGACGCAAAGCCACGGGTCTCTCGCTGAGACAGCCGGGCTGCCGAAGGAGTGCACACGGGGCCGAGAGGAGATCCTCGTATGGCCCTGGCCGCGCGGCTGCGCCGCCGACCGCGGCGCGACTGCGCCGGTGTCAGCCTGGTCGAGTTCGCGATGGTGTCTCCCGTCCTCTTCCTGCTGGTGATGGGCATCGCCGTCGGCGGTGTGGTGGTCACCAACCAGCTGCAGCTCAGCAGCGTGGTCCGTGAGGGCGCCCGCGCCGCCGCGGTCTGCGGCGGGATCGGGAGGTCGCCCGCCCAGCTGCTTCCCGACGGTGGGACGTGCAGCAACGGAGCGCTGGTGTCATTCATCGCCGGCAGCCTCCATTCGGTTCCCGGCACGGTGGCGCTGAACATCACCGTGATCAACGGGAACAGCATCCCCAACGACCCGAACGTGCTCGATGAGTGCCAGAAGGGGAAGACCGTCGTCGTCGACGCCAGCTTCGCCCAGCCGCTGTATGTGCCGCTTCTCGGGAACCTGCTCGGCGACAGCGGCGGCCTGCTGGTCCGCACCCTCCACGCCAGCGCCGAGGCAACGTGCGAGCAGTGAGACGGTCCGCGCGGCGGCGGGGCCAGGCCCTCATCGAGGTGGCGCTGACCGCTCCGTTCCTTCTCATGCTCCTCGGTGGCGCGGCGCAGGTCGGGACCATCGCCTACGGCCTGGTCACCGTGGACACGGCCGCGCGCGAGGGCGCACGGGTGGCCTCCGAGAACCCGCACACCGGGCTCGACCCGCTGAGCAGCTCC harbors:
- a CDS encoding TadE family protein, with protein sequence MALAARLRRRPRRDCAGVSLVEFAMVSPVLFLLVMGIAVGGVVVTNQLQLSSVVREGARAAAVCGGIGRSPAQLLPDGGTCSNGALVSFIAGSLHSVPGTVALNITVINGNSIPNDPNVLDECQKGKTVVVDASFAQPLYVPLLGNLLGDSGGLLVRTLHASAEATCEQ